One Thermanaerothrix sp. DNA segment encodes these proteins:
- a CDS encoding flagellar assembly protein FliW translates to MSEIRRFETSRFGLLEVGEEAVIRFPLGIPAFEDHKEWAFVGDDQVPIKWLQSLSDGDVALPVCPPELVFPGYRAEVAQEDLEVIEASSEEELGIMVVLTIPGDVKKMTANLRAPLIFNHVKRLGCQVILKNEDYSIRHRVFGEGPEEEIVEPSPLREGS, encoded by the coding sequence TTGAGCGAGATAAGGCGTTTTGAGACCTCCCGGTTCGGTTTGCTTGAGGTGGGGGAAGAGGCGGTGATCCGCTTCCCCTTGGGGATCCCCGCCTTTGAGGATCACAAGGAGTGGGCCTTTGTGGGGGATGACCAGGTGCCCATCAAATGGCTTCAAAGCCTGTCTGACGGGGACGTGGCCTTGCCGGTGTGCCCCCCGGAGCTTGTGTTCCCCGGTTACAGGGCTGAGGTGGCCCAAGAGGACCTTGAGGTGATAGAGGCCTCTTCGGAGGAGGAGTTGGGCATAATGGTGGTTCTCACCATACCGGGGGACGTTAAGAAGATGACCGCCAACCTGAGGGCGCCTTTGATATTTAATCATGTAAAGAGACTGGGATGTCAGGTGATACTGAAGAACGAGGACTACTCCATAAGGCACCGGGTTTTTGGGGAAGGCCCGGAGGAGGAGATAGTTGAGCCAAGCCCCTTGAGGGAGGGGTCGTAG
- the csrA gene encoding carbon storage regulator CsrA produces MLVLSRKPGESIVIGDNIEIRCVEIRGDVVRLGIVAPKDVKVWRKELLEEVGMANASAVASSPLSLSEIPLIGVRVEGEVRKERD; encoded by the coding sequence GTGCTGGTTTTATCCAGAAAGCCTGGGGAGTCCATAGTGATAGGGGACAACATAGAGATCCGCTGCGTGGAGATAAGGGGCGACGTGGTGCGCCTTGGGATCGTGGCCCCTAAGGACGTCAAGGTTTGGAGGAAGGAGCTGCTGGAGGAGGTAGGTATGGCCAACGCCTCCGCTGTGGCGTCTTCCCCTTTGAGTTTGTCGGAGATACCGCTGATTGGGGTCAGGGTTGAAGGGGAAGTCCGGAAGGAGAGGGATTAG
- a CDS encoding DUF115 domain-containing protein produces the protein MNDLLSKNLGELRERQPLLARRIEEDLKGRPPVGEPAVEAVPSGRWIRGLGETFFDEEPKIQDMGGYCHLVLGVGYPPYLFKILRALPKDALSVVVLEPSVERLIATLSATSVYMALPRGCRLSFVVWDDTALLEEALFHNVVPLGIYLFTEARRHVHRGIWEAQEREMGRLEAKFWEAVRHRIEMLGNSPEDTLLGIRHGALNLLRILRGVDGRRLIDRWGGRPAVCVSSGPSLKRNVELLKGEEDRFLIIACDTSLVTLLRRGIVPHAVVTIERNSMYEVWMPKVLEEFPEECKRILLVSQSVSEPLTAGRWPGPVFVVGKMDSPADTWLVKEVLNMNTMTSGMSVAHMAMCFAVGLGCPKVALIGQDLSFDDDGLTTHAEGAASLTPDGIAKELSYPRLEVEAIGGGRVKTHYMWYYFLQIFERLLSGFRDEMVFQCSERGAAIKGAAAIPLKDFMLRFGGDRAVSHLDGEDAKPRDITEEGTKDLMARISRAKHDIDFCLGVLDQMDQEIDRAASAGLSPSRRRQHALKVADLLDRLHNAHRALAFIGQSYTHLSGVAIARTRFLETVEQVKEWERVHREMVASHRVNLKFMNQWLDYMEALLSPSSLEVLKDTLDLKDGDLIEPLGRALEELMGQEEPDLLSPLGLLISDMLCRVDLVRGEGVSPELLWMAAKFLFAQGRAFEARHCMGRTYGMLEGREAEAEKVASFFIDWALIEGANDLIRAPQYELAVTLLDSAKSVMPEWSCRIDEVKRDILRSQREYADAASEVAEYDLAARLMGFRNAAQRALMEKDLSRAFDEVMKMEAGLERYPGDVVPHFAWLAKTAFDVLGCDDSSIDQAARRALDFMFGRREVLSRAGFQWEPRWVDYLRSCGMDVSLVPAASQDNS, from the coding sequence ATGAACGACCTTTTATCTAAAAACCTTGGGGAGCTCCGGGAGAGGCAGCCCCTTTTAGCCCGTAGGATCGAGGAGGATCTTAAGGGTCGCCCCCCCGTGGGTGAGCCGGCGGTGGAGGCAGTGCCTTCGGGCCGTTGGATAAGGGGACTGGGGGAGACTTTTTTTGATGAGGAGCCCAAGATCCAGGACATGGGGGGTTATTGCCACCTGGTCCTTGGGGTTGGGTATCCGCCATATCTTTTCAAGATATTGAGGGCCCTTCCAAAGGACGCCCTTTCGGTGGTGGTGTTGGAGCCCAGCGTTGAGAGGCTCATAGCCACGCTGTCCGCCACCTCCGTTTACATGGCCCTCCCAAGGGGCTGCAGGCTTTCCTTCGTGGTTTGGGATGATACAGCGCTCTTGGAGGAGGCCCTTTTCCACAACGTGGTTCCCTTGGGGATATACCTCTTCACCGAGGCCCGCCGCCACGTGCACCGGGGCATATGGGAGGCCCAGGAGCGGGAGATGGGCCGTCTGGAGGCCAAGTTCTGGGAAGCGGTAAGACACCGTATAGAGATGCTGGGCAACTCCCCGGAGGACACCCTTTTGGGCATAAGGCATGGGGCCTTGAACCTCTTGAGGATCCTAAGGGGGGTTGACGGCAGACGGCTCATAGATCGTTGGGGTGGACGCCCTGCGGTTTGCGTGAGCTCCGGCCCGTCACTCAAGAGGAACGTGGAGCTGCTGAAGGGTGAGGAGGATAGGTTCCTCATCATAGCCTGCGATACCTCTTTGGTGACGCTGTTGCGGCGGGGGATCGTCCCCCACGCGGTGGTCACCATAGAGCGCAACTCCATGTACGAGGTTTGGATGCCCAAGGTGTTGGAGGAGTTCCCGGAGGAGTGCAAGAGGATACTGTTGGTGTCCCAGTCGGTGAGCGAGCCCTTGACCGCCGGCCGGTGGCCCGGGCCGGTTTTCGTGGTGGGCAAGATGGACAGCCCCGCCGATACCTGGCTGGTTAAGGAAGTGCTCAACATGAACACCATGACCTCCGGGATGAGCGTGGCCCACATGGCCATGTGTTTTGCCGTGGGGCTTGGGTGTCCCAAGGTGGCGTTGATAGGCCAGGACCTATCTTTTGACGATGACGGCCTTACAACCCACGCGGAGGGGGCCGCTTCGCTTACCCCGGACGGTATCGCCAAAGAGCTTTCGTACCCGAGGCTGGAGGTGGAGGCCATAGGGGGCGGCAGGGTGAAGACCCACTACATGTGGTACTACTTCCTGCAGATCTTTGAGAGGCTCCTCAGCGGCTTTAGAGATGAAATGGTCTTCCAGTGCTCTGAACGGGGGGCCGCCATAAAGGGGGCTGCCGCCATTCCGCTTAAGGATTTCATGCTCCGGTTTGGCGGGGACCGGGCAGTGTCGCATCTTGACGGTGAGGACGCCAAGCCTCGGGATATAACCGAGGAGGGCACCAAGGATCTCATGGCCAGGATCTCAAGGGCCAAGCACGACATAGACTTTTGCCTTGGCGTGCTGGACCAGATGGATCAGGAGATAGACCGGGCAGCGTCGGCGGGGCTTTCGCCCTCCAGGAGGAGGCAGCACGCCCTTAAGGTGGCGGATCTTTTGGACCGGCTGCACAACGCCCACAGAGCCCTGGCCTTCATAGGCCAGAGCTACACCCACCTTTCCGGCGTCGCCATAGCCAGGACCAGGTTCCTTGAGACGGTGGAGCAGGTTAAGGAGTGGGAGAGGGTCCACCGGGAGATGGTGGCAAGCCACAGGGTTAATTTAAAATTCATGAATCAGTGGCTTGATTACATGGAGGCGCTGTTGTCCCCAAGTTCTTTGGAGGTTTTGAAGGACACGCTGGACTTGAAGGATGGGGATCTTATCGAGCCTTTGGGGCGTGCCCTTGAGGAGCTTATGGGGCAGGAAGAGCCGGATCTTCTCTCCCCCTTGGGGCTTTTGATATCGGACATGCTCTGTCGGGTGGACCTGGTTAGGGGGGAAGGGGTGTCGCCGGAGCTTCTTTGGATGGCCGCCAAGTTCCTCTTCGCCCAGGGCAGGGCCTTTGAGGCCCGGCACTGCATGGGAAGAACCTACGGCATGTTGGAGGGCAGGGAGGCGGAAGCGGAGAAGGTGGCGTCCTTCTTCATCGATTGGGCGTTGATAGAGGGGGCCAACGACCTCATAAGGGCCCCGCAGTATGAGTTGGCGGTAACGCTTCTGGACAGCGCCAAGTCGGTCATGCCCGAGTGGTCCTGTAGGATAGACGAGGTAAAGCGCGATATTTTAAGGTCCCAGCGGGAGTATGCGGACGCGGCCTCCGAGGTGGCGGAGTACGACCTTGCGGCAAGGCTGATGGGCTTTAGGAACGCCGCCCAAAGGGCCCTCATGGAAAAGGATCTGTCCAGGGCTTTTGACGAGGTCATGAAGATGGAGGCGGGGCTTGAGCGGTACCCTGGAGACGTGGTGCCACACTTCGCTTGGCTTGCCAAGACCGCCTTTGACGTGCTGGGGTGCGACGATAGTTCCATTGACCAGGCTGCCAGGAGGGCCCTTGACTTTATGTTTGGCCGGAGGGAGGTCCTCTCAAGGGCGGGGTTTCAGTGGGAGCCCCGGTGGGTGGACTACCTTAGATCCTGTGGGATGGACGTTAGCTTGGTTCCAGCAGCGTCCCAGGATAACAGCTAG
- a CDS encoding flagellar protein FlaG, with the protein MTFHDDVRASWGSPSALEGFDVLMSRRGLTSPNAVGPVEAPQRSKGELTEDVLLDALRKAEQTSRVFGRDLKFRYRKEADVYQVEVIDRADDKVIRKIPPDEVVKLIENINKMLGILFDDRF; encoded by the coding sequence ATGACGTTCCACGATGATGTGAGGGCGTCGTGGGGCTCCCCTTCCGCCCTGGAGGGATTTGATGTTTTGATGAGCCGCCGGGGATTGACAAGTCCCAATGCGGTGGGTCCCGTTGAAGCCCCCCAACGATCCAAGGGCGAGTTGACCGAGGATGTCCTCCTGGACGCCCTTCGGAAGGCGGAGCAGACAAGCCGCGTCTTCGGAAGGGACCTTAAGTTCCGGTACCGCAAGGAGGCGGACGTTTACCAGGTGGAGGTCATAGACCGGGCGGATGATAAAGTAATAAGGAAGATCCCCCCCGATGAGGTGGTAAAACTCATTGAGAACATCAACAAGATGCTGGGCATCCTCTTTGACGACAGGTTTTAG
- a CDS encoding aldo/keto reductase → MSKDPVERLALGGAQLGLAYGIRGSAKPDYGRALEILSTALEEGFCMVDTACLYGSSHEFIGMALGELGASMKVVTKLPTMRAGDLEEALAKALQDLRTPKVYGLMAHHGKDFNGPLGEEMASFLSRQRDLGLAYKIGFSCYSPEEALAASGVLAPQVVQLPLNALDQRFLASGALKRFKAMGAEIHVRSCFLQGLLLMDPAEGAEKVKGAGRFLERFAERASDFGLSSMELALGFCLSIEEVDRVVVGVDSPSQVSEIVLAARSAAGRVRPEDLEDLMCFDEAVIDPRTWG, encoded by the coding sequence GTGAGCAAAGACCCGGTGGAGCGTCTTGCCCTGGGCGGTGCTCAGCTTGGGCTGGCCTACGGCATCCGTGGTTCCGCAAAGCCCGATTATGGAAGGGCGTTGGAGATACTAAGCACCGCCCTTGAGGAAGGGTTCTGCATGGTGGACACCGCCTGCCTCTACGGCAGCTCCCATGAGTTCATAGGAATGGCGCTGGGTGAGCTGGGGGCCTCCATGAAGGTGGTCACGAAGCTGCCCACGATGAGGGCCGGTGATTTGGAGGAAGCGCTGGCCAAGGCCCTCCAGGACCTAAGGACCCCCAAGGTCTACGGTCTTATGGCGCACCATGGCAAAGACTTTAACGGACCCTTGGGAGAGGAGATGGCGAGTTTCCTTTCCCGCCAGCGGGATTTAGGGTTGGCGTACAAGATCGGGTTCTCGTGCTACTCTCCAGAGGAGGCCCTTGCGGCTTCCGGAGTGCTTGCCCCCCAGGTGGTGCAGCTTCCCCTTAACGCACTGGACCAGCGGTTCCTGGCCTCCGGCGCCCTTAAAAGGTTTAAGGCAATGGGGGCGGAGATACACGTTCGTTCCTGTTTCCTGCAGGGGTTGCTCTTAATGGATCCAGCCGAGGGAGCCGAAAAGGTTAAGGGAGCGGGGCGCTTCCTTGAGCGCTTTGCGGAGAGGGCGTCGGATTTTGGGTTGTCTTCGATGGAGCTTGCCCTGGGCTTTTGCCTGTCCATTGAGGAGGTGGACCGGGTGGTGGTGGGGGTTGATTCTCCCTCGCAGGTTTCGGAGATAGTTTTAGCCGCCCGTTCCGCCGCGGGTAGAGTGAGACCTGAGGATTTGGAGGACCTTATGTGTTTTGATGAAGCGGTGATAGACCCCAGGACTTGGGGATGA
- a CDS encoding N-acetyl sugar amidotransferase — protein sequence MRLDEFQRCSRCVLPITWETVYFDEDGVCNICRNWDVKQREIDWQARDRELRRIFDEAKARGAQYDCIVPFSGGKDSTFTLWAIVREYGLKPLVVSFDHWFYRPNMVENRKRTFRRLGVDVITFTPNWQVVRRLMLEALIRKGDFCWHCHAGVFAYPMQIAVKFKIPLLIWGEGGGEYEAYFKFADLEETDEWKFNRRIVLGMRAEDMAGFIGVEPRDLAPYVYPSRKELEEAGVKSLPLGKYRPWDVRRHVEIIKRELGWQEDEIESGFPGPTYEKIECMFTGVRDYIKYLKRGFSRITHLTTLDIRHGRMSREEALEHIKRYEDRKPQSLEVFLEYIGITEDEFNEIVARHLIKPALPRDPRDIPEGERLKDQDMWFRDQADREYRGKVW from the coding sequence ATGAGGTTGGACGAGTTTCAGAGGTGTAGCCGGTGTGTGCTGCCCATAACCTGGGAGACCGTATACTTTGACGAAGACGGGGTTTGCAACATATGCAGGAACTGGGACGTGAAGCAAAGGGAGATAGACTGGCAGGCCCGGGATCGGGAGCTTAGGCGGATCTTCGACGAGGCCAAGGCCCGTGGGGCTCAATATGACTGTATAGTGCCCTTCAGCGGCGGGAAGGACTCCACCTTCACCCTTTGGGCCATAGTGAGGGAGTATGGTTTGAAGCCCTTGGTGGTATCCTTTGACCACTGGTTCTACCGGCCCAACATGGTGGAGAACCGTAAGAGGACCTTTCGGCGTCTTGGGGTGGACGTCATTACCTTCACTCCCAACTGGCAGGTGGTGCGCCGTCTCATGCTGGAGGCCCTTATAAGGAAGGGTGACTTCTGCTGGCACTGCCACGCGGGGGTTTTTGCCTATCCAATGCAGATAGCGGTCAAGTTCAAGATTCCCCTGCTCATATGGGGAGAGGGGGGCGGTGAGTACGAGGCCTATTTCAAGTTCGCCGATCTGGAGGAGACCGATGAGTGGAAGTTCAACCGTAGGATAGTGCTTGGCATGAGGGCTGAGGACATGGCGGGCTTTATAGGGGTGGAGCCCAGGGATCTCGCTCCTTACGTGTACCCATCGAGGAAGGAGCTTGAGGAGGCTGGAGTGAAGAGCCTTCCCTTGGGCAAGTACCGTCCTTGGGACGTGAGGAGGCACGTGGAGATAATAAAGCGGGAGCTTGGCTGGCAGGAGGACGAGATAGAGAGCGGCTTCCCCGGCCCCACCTACGAGAAGATAGAGTGCATGTTCACCGGCGTAAGGGATTACATAAAGTACCTCAAGAGGGGTTTTTCCAGGATAACCCACCTTACCACCCTTGACATAAGGCATGGCCGCATGTCAAGGGAGGAGGCGCTGGAGCACATAAAGCGTTACGAGGACAGGAAGCCCCAGAGCCTGGAGGTATTCCTTGAGTACATCGGCATAACAGAGGATGAGTTTAACGAGATAGTGGCAAGGCACCTTATAAAGCCCGCACTTCCGAGGGACCCCAGGGATATCCCTGAGGGGGAGAGGTTGAAGGATCAGGATATGTGGTTCAGGGACCAGGCGGACAGGGAATACAGGGGAAAGGTGTGGTGA
- the hisH gene encoding imidazole glycerol phosphate synthase subunit HisH, producing the protein MSPVALRIGVVSNGLGNVGSVMSALSFYGYETELLSEPSCADRFSLLVLAGVGTYGAAVKSLKGMGMWDLLRSWNEKGRPVIGICLGMQLFASVGEEEGENRGFDWIPGRVRPMEGVRVPHMGWEMVAPSEGELAVEIFKGVRYGAFYFMHTYHFDVLSEEHVLARFDYGGKSFVAAVARENVMGFQFHPEKSQGDGLRVLRSAVEVLCR; encoded by the coding sequence GTGAGCCCCGTGGCTTTGAGGATAGGCGTGGTTTCCAACGGTCTTGGCAACGTGGGGTCCGTGATGAGCGCCCTGTCGTTTTACGGTTATGAGACGGAGCTGTTGTCGGAGCCCTCTTGCGCGGACAGGTTCTCCCTTTTGGTTTTGGCTGGAGTTGGAACTTACGGCGCGGCGGTGAAATCCCTTAAGGGAATGGGGATGTGGGACCTTTTGCGCTCTTGGAATGAGAAAGGGCGTCCGGTTATCGGCATATGTCTTGGCATGCAGCTCTTTGCCTCCGTTGGTGAGGAGGAGGGCGAGAACCGGGGTTTCGATTGGATACCCGGCAGGGTGCGCCCCATGGAGGGGGTAAGGGTGCCCCACATGGGGTGGGAAATGGTGGCCCCTTCAGAAGGAGAGCTGGCGGTGGAGATATTCAAGGGGGTTCGTTACGGGGCCTTCTACTTCATGCACACCTACCATTTTGATGTCTTATCGGAGGAGCACGTGCTTGCCCGGTTTGATTACGGTGGCAAGAGCTTTGTCGCGGCGGTGGCGAGGGAGAACGTGATGGGGTTCCAGTTCCATCCAGAGAAGAGCCAGGGAGATGGGCTCAGGGTTTTAAGGTCCGCGGTGGAGGTGTTGTGTCGATGA
- a CDS encoding imidazole glycerol phosphate synthase cyclase subunit — translation MTAKRIIPQFLLKGARLVKGTRFVDHVDVGDPISQAMIQDAQGADEIALVDITASKEGRTVDPGLVMKLAERCRLPIAVGGGVRSVEDAARLFLSGADKVIVNTACVLNPGLIRSLAERFGSQSVVASVDVKGNASEGWKPVVLSGSKEVEVDLVKLLEALVENGAGEVLLTSVDREGTLSGFDLDLMKLARQVVSVNLIASGGAGSYLDLVELFRSVDAEGVGIGKMLSLRDYDVVRIKAFLKGRDIPVREA, via the coding sequence ATGACGGCCAAGCGCATCATCCCTCAGTTTCTCCTTAAAGGCGCGAGGCTTGTGAAGGGGACCCGTTTTGTGGACCACGTGGATGTTGGAGACCCCATATCCCAGGCGATGATCCAGGATGCCCAGGGGGCCGATGAGATAGCCCTGGTGGACATAACCGCCTCCAAGGAGGGGCGTACGGTGGATCCCGGCCTTGTGATGAAGCTTGCGGAGCGGTGCCGGCTGCCCATAGCGGTGGGAGGCGGGGTGAGGTCCGTGGAAGACGCGGCCAGGCTCTTCCTCTCCGGGGCGGACAAGGTGATAGTCAACACCGCCTGCGTGTTAAACCCCGGCCTCATAAGGAGCCTTGCGGAGCGGTTCGGCTCCCAGTCGGTGGTGGCCTCGGTGGACGTTAAGGGGAACGCCTCGGAAGGTTGGAAGCCGGTGGTCCTCTCTGGCTCCAAGGAGGTGGAGGTTGACCTTGTGAAGCTCCTGGAGGCCCTTGTGGAGAACGGCGCCGGCGAGGTGTTGCTGACGTCCGTGGACCGGGAGGGCACCCTGTCTGGTTTTGACCTGGACCTTATGAAGCTGGCCCGGCAGGTGGTTTCAGTTAACCTCATAGCCTCCGGAGGGGCCGGCAGTTACCTGGATCTTGTGGAACTCTTCCGCTCCGTGGACGCGGAAGGGGTTGGCATAGGCAAGATGCTGTCCTTGAGGGATTATGACGTGGTGAGGATAAAGGCGTTTCTTAAGGGACGGGACATACCGGTCAGGGAGGCTTGA
- a CDS encoding GNAT family N-acetyltransferase — protein MELRFKLLSPDDVGENYVKWMNDPEVTRYLESRFRSYTRQDLVEFVKAASSSGRDFLFGIFDGEHHIGNIKIGSVDWRHRYGDLGLVVGLKEYWGRGIATQAIMFCCSYAHRELGLRKLFAGIYDGNTGSLKAFLKAGFRRVGVFAEHRLLDGRYVDEVLVEKLLSS, from the coding sequence ATGGAGCTGCGTTTTAAGCTTCTCTCCCCCGATGACGTGGGGGAGAACTACGTTAAGTGGATGAACGATCCGGAGGTCACCCGCTACCTTGAGAGCCGCTTTAGATCCTACACGAGGCAAGACCTTGTGGAGTTCGTGAAGGCCGCATCCTCCAGCGGTCGGGATTTCCTGTTTGGGATATTTGACGGGGAGCATCACATCGGGAACATAAAGATAGGATCCGTGGATTGGAGGCACCGTTACGGAGATCTTGGGTTGGTGGTGGGTCTTAAGGAGTACTGGGGACGGGGCATAGCCACCCAGGCCATAATGTTCTGCTGCTCCTATGCCCACCGGGAGCTGGGTTTAAGGAAGCTGTTCGCCGGGATATACGATGGTAACACCGGGTCCCTTAAGGCGTTCCTGAAGGCCGGTTTCCGGAGGGTGGGCGTTTTTGCGGAGCACCGTTTGCTGGATGGCAGGTACGTGGACGAGGTGTTGGTGGAGAAGCTTCTGTCCAGTTGA
- a CDS encoding glycosyltransferase family protein, which yields MILAVLQARVSSSRFPRKVLAEIMGLPMVLRQIERVRRAHRIDHLVLATSSDESDDPLVELCRAEGVDVYRGSLEDVLGRFYGACVAHGPDHVVRLTGDCPLADPDVIDRVIEMHLEEGNDYTSNTLEPTFPDGLDVEVVRFSALEEAHREAVLPSEREHVTPFIYKRPERYRLGCLKLNGRNLSHLRWTVDEAEDFKVICAVYEALYPKNPAFGMDDVLGLLEERPDLMDLNSGFVRNEGYLKSLAEDQEFLKGGRRSASN from the coding sequence ATGATCTTGGCGGTTCTTCAGGCTAGGGTGAGCTCCTCCAGGTTTCCCCGCAAGGTGCTTGCGGAGATAATGGGTCTTCCCATGGTCCTAAGGCAGATAGAGAGGGTTCGAAGAGCCCATCGGATAGACCATTTAGTGCTTGCCACCAGTTCCGATGAGTCCGATGATCCCCTGGTGGAGTTGTGTCGGGCGGAGGGGGTTGATGTCTACAGGGGCTCCCTTGAAGATGTGCTGGGGCGTTTCTACGGGGCCTGCGTCGCCCATGGGCCGGATCACGTGGTGAGACTCACCGGAGATTGCCCGCTGGCGGACCCTGACGTGATAGATAGGGTGATAGAGATGCACCTTGAGGAGGGCAACGATTACACCAGCAACACGCTGGAGCCCACGTTTCCCGATGGCCTTGACGTGGAGGTGGTGCGGTTCTCCGCCCTGGAAGAGGCCCACAGGGAAGCGGTGCTGCCCTCCGAGAGGGAGCATGTGACGCCTTTCATCTACAAGAGGCCCGAGAGGTACCGATTGGGTTGCCTTAAGCTGAATGGCCGAAACCTTTCCCACCTCCGCTGGACTGTGGACGAGGCGGAGGATTTCAAGGTGATTTGCGCCGTATATGAGGCTTTGTACCCAAAGAACCCCGCCTTCGGCATGGATGACGTCCTTGGGCTTCTTGAGGAGAGGCCCGATCTTATGGATCTTAACAGCGGCTTCGTAAGGAACGAGGGATACCTTAAGTCCCTTGCGGAGGACCAAGAGTTCTTGAAAGGAGGACGACGGAGTGCCTCAAATTGA
- a CDS encoding aminotransferase class III-fold pyridoxal phosphate-dependent enzyme, with the protein MPQIDRSLKMQQLGKSRIPGMTQLLSKRPDMFSLGVWPGYYSKAAGAFVWDLDGNRYLDMSISAIGASVLGYADPDVDGAVVEAIRGGVASSLNCPEEVELAELLCEIHPWADMARFTRSGGEAMAVAGRIARAHTGRDKVAFCGYHGWHDWYLAANVGTENALGEHLISGLDPRGVPKGLAGTALPFRFNRIEELKAIVDSCRDHLAAVILEPIRNDEPEREFVEAVRDLASYAGAVLVVDEISSGFRLNSGGAHLLYGYEPDMAVFSKAMGNGYPIGAVIGKAKVMESAQRTFISSTCWTERTGFAAALATIRKHRRVDAAKHLCAMGRMVQEGWKNLIDKHSMDAHVSGIYPMSHVDFQGPLSRHMKAFYVQEMLERGILASNLFYAMLAHEESHVKTYLEAADQVFARMMNLIKLGRLEESLKGQPSQVGFKRLN; encoded by the coding sequence GTGCCTCAAATTGATAGATCCCTTAAGATGCAGCAACTGGGCAAGTCCCGCATACCAGGCATGACCCAGCTTCTGTCCAAGCGGCCGGACATGTTCAGCTTAGGTGTTTGGCCCGGCTACTACTCCAAGGCCGCCGGCGCCTTCGTTTGGGACTTGGACGGCAACAGGTATTTGGACATGAGCATATCCGCCATAGGGGCCAGCGTGTTGGGGTACGCGGATCCCGACGTGGACGGGGCGGTTGTGGAGGCCATAAGGGGAGGTGTTGCGTCGTCCCTTAACTGTCCTGAGGAGGTTGAGCTTGCGGAGCTCCTGTGCGAGATACATCCCTGGGCTGATATGGCCCGGTTCACCCGGTCCGGCGGGGAGGCCATGGCTGTGGCGGGGCGGATAGCCCGTGCCCACACGGGCAGGGACAAGGTGGCCTTTTGTGGATACCACGGATGGCACGACTGGTATCTGGCGGCCAACGTGGGCACCGAGAACGCCCTGGGAGAGCACCTTATATCCGGCTTGGATCCAAGGGGTGTCCCGAAGGGGCTTGCGGGAACCGCCTTGCCCTTCCGCTTCAACAGGATCGAGGAACTCAAGGCCATAGTGGATTCCTGTAGGGACCACCTGGCGGCGGTGATACTGGAGCCCATAAGGAACGATGAACCCGAAAGGGAGTTTGTGGAGGCCGTGAGGGACCTGGCGTCCTATGCGGGGGCGGTCTTGGTGGTGGACGAGATATCCTCCGGCTTCAGGCTTAACAGCGGAGGGGCGCACCTGCTTTACGGGTATGAGCCCGACATGGCGGTGTTCTCCAAGGCCATGGGCAACGGCTATCCCATAGGTGCGGTGATAGGCAAGGCGAAGGTCATGGAGTCCGCCCAGAGGACCTTCATAAGCAGCACCTGTTGGACCGAGAGGACGGGCTTTGCGGCGGCTTTGGCCACCATAAGGAAGCATCGGAGGGTGGACGCGGCGAAGCACCTCTGTGCCATGGGGCGGATGGTTCAGGAGGGGTGGAAGAACCTGATTGATAAACATTCCATGGATGCCCATGTAAGCGGGATATACCCCATGAGCCACGTGGACTTCCAGGGTCCGTTGAGCCGCCACATGAAGGCCTTTTACGTGCAGGAGATGCTGGAGCGGGGAATACTGGCTTCAAACCTCTTCTACGCCATGCTGGCCCATGAGGAATCCCACGTGAAGACCTATCTTGAGGCGGCGGATCAGGTTTTTGCCCGAATGATGAATCTCATCAAGTTGGGGCGCTTGGAGGAGAGCCTTAAGGGACAGCCCTCACAGGTTGGTTTCAAGAGGCTTAATTGA